A part of Maridesulfovibrio hydrothermalis AM13 = DSM 14728 genomic DNA contains:
- the tnpA gene encoding IS66 family insertion sequence element accessory protein TnpA, which translates to MNSWCKSGQGQAEFSRQVGISERSLNYWKRKFERRQNVGESQAVVAAPIPRDDGPEHCPQPIIIHAWHDLRLEVPADFAPESLEKIIHVLGRLASIPRSVIYYKPVPESGENLKFMRLIYEQYLRHPEFGSPRMTDKLREQ; encoded by the coding sequence GTGAATAGCTGGTGCAAAAGCGGACAGGGGCAGGCTGAATTCAGCCGGCAGGTCGGAATATCCGAAAGATCACTGAATTACTGGAAACGGAAGTTTGAACGAAGACAGAATGTCGGAGAATCGCAAGCGGTGGTCGCTGCCCCCATCCCGCGTGATGATGGTCCAGAACATTGTCCCCAGCCGATCATTATTCATGCATGGCACGACTTGCGTCTGGAGGTCCCTGCTGATTTCGCCCCTGAGTCACTGGAGAAAATCATCCATGTGCTAGGCCGGCTGGCAAGCATTCCCAGATCTGTTATCTACTACAAGCCAGTTCCTGAGTCGGGAGAGAATCTAAAGTTCATGCGTTTGATCTATGAACAGTATTTGCGGCATCCTGAATTCGGTTCACCACGAATGACGGATAAGCTAAGGGAACAGTGA
- a CDS encoding methyltransferase domain-containing protein → MNGKKDLKTYHGHIDFTVTNNSHTQAFLFLKEHCDKFKINSPRVLEIGCSGGYFSEALRDNGVYVHAIEPFSTEAQDEGRVDEFFHGTVEEFCKSSSSDLYGSFDAVIMGDILEHLLDPKQTLIDLSPFLKDNGVFIASIPNITHVGVRRMLEDGHWTYQKYGILDSTHVRFFCWKGLRNMFHEAGFGIERRFDVLVPEFKVYPSISSVTEIMFNTELKKGDHTFQYVVCASRSALPKTSYSDSYPTKLLLISPDPRKSVTSLRLVKPLSKYLANVRGGLTAVDFNNFKIEHLDFADVVIFHREISAESYEIVRLARERDIPIIYDTDDLLTHLPPWSLNNISQHKIIMMESLISIADRVTCPTEPLKKEMLKLSDRVHIVPNVILDECKISPHEKQSGDDCSLIIASSDTVIVDFIIKPIQTLCKALPSLKVVTIGNISYKLTGVVPNLTQYGQCNEDEFSNILNSINNGIGLIPLDDSLFSSCKSPIKYYHYACCGIVSVASNVHPYSDYIQNGKNGILVNNTLDEWCNGVVKLIKNHDFRRDILLNAIRSWQKEASTQTAIEGWKRTFAGLHKKE, encoded by the coding sequence ATGAATGGCAAAAAGGACTTAAAGACATATCACGGGCATATCGACTTTACTGTTACAAATAATTCACACACTCAAGCTTTTCTTTTTCTTAAAGAGCATTGTGATAAATTTAAAATTAATTCTCCGCGAGTTCTTGAAATTGGATGCAGTGGAGGATATTTCAGTGAAGCCTTGCGAGATAACGGTGTATATGTCCATGCCATTGAACCTTTTAGTACTGAAGCACAGGACGAAGGAAGGGTTGACGAGTTTTTTCATGGAACTGTCGAAGAGTTTTGTAAATCCAGTTCCAGCGATCTGTATGGAAGTTTTGATGCTGTTATAATGGGAGATATTCTTGAACATCTTCTCGACCCAAAACAGACGTTGATCGATCTGAGTCCGTTTCTAAAAGATAACGGTGTATTTATTGCGTCAATTCCTAATATTACTCATGTCGGCGTCCGGAGAATGTTAGAAGATGGACATTGGACCTATCAGAAATATGGAATTCTTGATTCAACGCATGTCCGTTTCTTCTGCTGGAAAGGGCTGAGAAATATGTTTCATGAAGCTGGATTTGGAATTGAACGTCGTTTCGATGTCTTGGTTCCCGAATTTAAAGTCTACCCTTCAATCTCTTCTGTAACAGAAATAATGTTTAATACCGAATTAAAAAAGGGTGATCATACATTTCAGTATGTTGTTTGTGCTTCACGCAGCGCCCTTCCTAAAACTTCATATTCGGACTCATATCCAACCAAACTGCTCCTTATCTCTCCAGATCCAAGAAAGTCTGTAACGTCATTAAGGCTTGTGAAGCCTCTAAGCAAATATCTTGCAAATGTGCGAGGTGGGCTGACAGCAGTTGATTTTAATAACTTTAAAATTGAGCATTTAGATTTCGCTGATGTAGTCATTTTCCATAGAGAAATCTCAGCTGAATCATATGAGATAGTTAGGCTTGCAAGGGAAAGAGATATCCCAATTATCTATGATACCGATGACTTGCTCACCCATCTTCCGCCCTGGAGCCTGAATAATATCAGCCAGCATAAAATAATAATGATGGAAAGCTTGATCTCAATAGCTGACCGAGTGACGTGCCCAACTGAACCGCTAAAAAAAGAAATGCTTAAATTATCAGATCGTGTTCACATTGTCCCCAATGTTATACTTGATGAATGTAAAATCTCTCCACATGAAAAACAATCTGGCGATGACTGCTCTCTGATAATTGCTTCATCTGATACAGTAATTGTAGATTTTATTATCAAGCCTATTCAAACTCTCTGCAAAGCTCTGCCTTCTCTTAAAGTTGTCACCATAGGCAACATCTCTTATAAACTGACCGGTGTAGTACCTAATCTGACACAATATGGACAATGTAACGAAGATGAATTTTCCAACATTCTTAATTCAATTAACAACGGAATAGGCCTTATTCCATTGGATGATTCTTTATTTTCTTCGTGTAAATCGCCGATCAAATATTATCACTATGCGTGTTGTGGTATAGTTTCTGTTGCTTCAAATGTTCACCCCTACTCTGATTACATACAGAATGGCAAAAATGGTATTCTTGTGAACAACACTCTTGATGAATGGTGCAACGGAGTAGTCAAGCTTATCAAAAATCACGATTTTAGACGCGACATACTCTTGAATGCGATACGTTCATGGCAGAAAGAGGCATCGACCCAAACGGCAATAGAAGGTTGGAAAAGAACTTTTGCGGGACTTCACAAAAAAGAATAA